One genomic segment of Choristoneura fumiferana chromosome Z, NRCan_CFum_1, whole genome shotgun sequence includes these proteins:
- the LOC141440026 gene encoding probable NADH dehydrogenase [ubiquinone] 1 alpha subcomplex subunit 12 isoform X1: MSLIGLDKLALLKKAIKANGGVFRLLEKLWRMDTVKEGTLMGWDSNCNKYYENQRYMISRSRWVEFSPHFKWEYDASQVTPEWFGWLHYKTDQLPCQDCAKYCLNCCSCSHRWLLPPEENLTGTCCAYYPYSTTMSHIGLWDGKDRDLPSAFVVERKRHLNYIQYLIIMLLKNKMIR, from the exons ATGTCGTTAATAGGCTTGGATAAACTAGCTCTGCTAAAGAAAGCTATAAAAGCGAATGGGGGTGTTTTCCGTCTCTTGGAAAAACTGTGGAGAATGGACACTGTTAAG GAAGGAACCCTGATGGGCTGGGACTCTAACTGCAATAAATACTACGAGAACCAACGCTACATGATCTCGCGCAGTCGCTGGGTGGAGTTCAGTCCGCATTTCAAATGGGAGTATGACGCCtctcag GTAACTCCCGAATGGTTCGGCTGGCTCCACTACAAGACAGACCAGCTGCCCTGCCAGGACTGCGCCAAGTACTGCCTCAACTGCTGCAGCTGCAGCCACCGCTGGCTGCTGCCTCCCGAAGAGAACCTCACGGGCACTTGCTGCGCTTATTACCCGTATTCTACCACCATGTCGCATATAGGACTCTGGGATGGTAAGGACAGG GATCTTCCGTCTGCGTTCGTCGTGGAGAGAAAAAGACATCTTAATTATATACAATATCTAATTATAAtgctattaaaaaataaaatgatacgATGA
- the LOC141440026 gene encoding probable NADH dehydrogenase [ubiquinone] 1 alpha subcomplex subunit 12 isoform X2: MSLIGLDKLALLKKAIKANGGVFRLLEKLWRMDTVKEGTLMGWDSNCNKYYENQRYMISRSRWVEFSPHFKWEYDASQVTPEWFGWLHYKTDQLPCQDCAKYCLNCCSCSHRWLLPPEENLTGTCCAYYPYSTTMSHIGLWDGSSVCVRRGEKKTS; this comes from the exons ATGTCGTTAATAGGCTTGGATAAACTAGCTCTGCTAAAGAAAGCTATAAAAGCGAATGGGGGTGTTTTCCGTCTCTTGGAAAAACTGTGGAGAATGGACACTGTTAAG GAAGGAACCCTGATGGGCTGGGACTCTAACTGCAATAAATACTACGAGAACCAACGCTACATGATCTCGCGCAGTCGCTGGGTGGAGTTCAGTCCGCATTTCAAATGGGAGTATGACGCCtctcag GTAACTCCCGAATGGTTCGGCTGGCTCCACTACAAGACAGACCAGCTGCCCTGCCAGGACTGCGCCAAGTACTGCCTCAACTGCTGCAGCTGCAGCCACCGCTGGCTGCTGCCTCCCGAAGAGAACCTCACGGGCACTTGCTGCGCTTATTACCCGTATTCTACCACCATGTCGCATATAGGACTCTGGGATG GATCTTCCGTCTGCGTTCGTCGTGGAGAGAAAAAGACATCTTAA